In the Afipia sp. GAS231 genome, ATGTTCGCGCCGCGACATAGAAGATGCCGGGGCCGGGAACGACGGCGATGACGAGCGCGGCGAGGAGGAATAGCGGGAAGTTGATGCCGGTCATTGGATCGATCGCCCTCGTAAGATGGGTGACGCGATTCCGCTTAGTGCGATCGTGCCAGACAGAACGCCACCACCTGCTCCAGCGCCGATTTCATCGGCGAGGCCGGAAACAGCGCCAGCGCGTCGACGGCCATGGCGCCATAATGCTGGGCGCGGCTGATGGTGTCTTCCAGCGCGCGATGCTTGGTCATCAACCCGATGGCGTGATCGAGATCGCTGTCGCCGATCTCGCCGCGCTCGAGCGCCTTGATCCAGAACGCGCGCTCGCTGTCATTGCCGCGGCGGAACGCCAGCACCACCGGCAGCGTGATCTTGCCTTCGCGGAAATCGTCGCCGATGTTCTTGCCGAGCTTGGCGGCCTTGCCGCCATAGTCCAGCACGTCGTCGACGAGCTGGAAGGCGATGCCGAGATTCATGCCGACCGAACGGCAGGCGGTCTGCTCGGCTTTTGGCCGGTTGGCGATCACAGGGCCGACCTCGCAGGCGGCGGCAAACAACTCGGCGGTCTTGCCGCGGATGACGGCGAGATATTCGTCCTCGGTGGTGGCGGTGTTCTTGGCGGCCGCGAGCTGCATCACCTCGCCTTCGGCGATGGTGGCCGCGGCGGAAGAGAGGATGTCGAGCGCGCGCAGCGAGCCGACTTCGACCATCATGCGAAACGCCTGACCAAGCAGGAAGTCGCCGACCAGCACGCTGGCCTCGTTGCCCCACAGCATCCGCGCCGACAGCTTGCCGCGCCGCAGCTCACTTTCGTCGACGACGTCGTCATGAAGCAGGGTCGCGGTGTGCATGAACTCGACCGCGGCGGCGAGCTTGATATGGCCGTCGCCGGAATAGCCGGTGAGGTTGGCCATCGCCAGCGTCAGCATCGGGCGCAGCCGTTTGCCGCCCGAGGAGATCAGGTGATTGGCGACCTCGGGAATCATGGTGACTTCCGAACCGGTCCGCGACAGGATCGTGGCGTTGACCCGCTCCATGTCGGCGGCGACGAGGCCTACCAGCGCATCGATCGAGGCGTTCGACGGGCTTTCGAAGGGTACAATAACCGCCACGCAGGTCTCCACTTTTGCTCAATTCGCACTATCCTTGACCTACAATAGAAAGTGCCGGCTGAGGCGGCAAGGGCACGATACGGTTGACAGCGGCGCCATAGCCCTCGCAATCGGGCTAGACCCATTATTTTGACGCGTTTTCTTTATGCGAACCGGTACCCACTTCGCTCGAAAACGCTACGGGAGGAGAACACAAATTGCGGGAATTGGTTCGGACCAACGATATCGTGCTGGTTTCCGCGGTCGGCGCGCTGCTCGACGGCGCCAATATTCATCACCTGGTGCTGGATCAGAACATGAGCGTGATCGAGGGGTCCCTGGGCATGCTGCCGCGCCGGATTCTGGTCCATGAGGACGATAACCGCGAGGCGCGGCAGATCCTGACCGATGCCGGCCTTGCTCACGAATTGCGGGCCGATGATTGAGCAGAGCGTTTTCGAGCGAAGTGGAGACCGGTTCGCGTGAAGAAAACGCGTCAAGATAACAGTCCGGAGCGCGGTTCTGATGAAATCAGAACCGATCAGGCTTCGGCTCTCGACCTGACCGAGGACGCGTTTCTCGGCGGCCAATTGCGGCTGCGGCAACTGAAGTCGGGACACCGCGCCGGTCACGATGCCGTGTTGCTGGCGGCCGCGACGCCGGCGTGTCCGGGCGATCGCGTCGCCGATCTCGGCGCCGGGATCGGCGTCGCCGGGCTGTCGGTGGCGCGCCGCGTCGGCGGCATCGATCTGGTTCTGGTCGAGATCGATCCGACGTTGTCGGATCTCGCGCGCGGCAATGCGGCGGCGAATGAAATTGCCGCCGAGGTCATCGCGCTCGACGTCGAAGCCAACGCCGCCGCTTTTGCGGCGTGCGGATTGGCTCCCGACAGCATCGATATTGTGTTGATGAATCCGCCCTTCAACGATCCAGCGCGGCACCGGCGTTCGCCCGACGGCGCGCGCGGCATGGCGCATGTGGCGACCGAAACCACGCTGGCGAGCTGGATTCACGCCGCCCGGCGCGTTCTGAAATCCAGGGGCGTGCTGACATTGATCTGGCGCGCGGACGGGATCGCCGAGGTGTTGTCGGCGCTCGATCACGGTTTCGGCAGCCTGGAAATCCTGTCGGTTCACAGTGACGTGAGAACGCCTGCGAATCGGATTCTGGTGCGCGCCATCAAGGGTGGACGGGCGCCGACAAAGATTCTTGCCGCCCTTTTGCTCAATGATGAGTCAGGCGTGCCCAATAAACGGGTGCAGGAGATACTGAGCGGGAAGGGAATATTGCCGCTGGCGAACCGGTAAGGATTCAGCCAATTGCCCAAGCGTTGAGCCTGATGTCGAGCCGTGTATGCAACGGGCTATTGCGGGAGCGTTTCCGACTGCCGTTTCGGGGCGGAAGTGAAGTTGACCGCGGTCAAAAGAGCGCCGATCAGCATTATCAGCAGGTAGATTTTCATGTCACTCTCCGCTGCGCCATTGCAGCCATGACGGTCACAATGCAAAAGGCGTTCCAGCCCGATTGGGTCGCCGCCTCTCCAATGACAGTGGCGCGATAAAAAATGGTTAATTCGAGGTAGCGGCATGAGTGAACAAATAAGTGATCGCGCGGGATTGCCGGGCCTGATCGACCGGCTGAAGCGACTGGTTCCGGCGAAATTCCGCCCCGGGAGTGCAGTGGTGCCCGTGGTGCGATTGTCCGGCGTGATCGGCGCGGTGACCCCGCTGCGGCCGGGGATGTCGCTGGCCGGCGTCGCCAAAACGCTCGAACGCGCGTTCGCCACCAAGCACGCCAAGGCGGTGGCGCTGGTGATCAATTCGCCCGGCGGCTCGCCGGTGCAATCGCGCCAGATCTACTTGCGGATCAGGCAGCTTGCTGCGGAAAAGAAATTGCCGGTGCTGGTGTTCGTCGAGGATGTCGCGGCCTCCGGCGGTTACATGATCGCCTGCGCGGGTGACGAGATTTTTTGCGACCCTTCCTCGATCCTCGGATCGATCGGCGTGGTCGGCGGCAGCTTTGGATTTGTCGATCTGATCAGGAAGATCGGCGTCGAGCGCAGGCTTTATACGGCGGGCGAGCACAAGGCGACGCTGGATCCGTTCCTGCCGGAAAACCCCGATGACGTGGCGCGCCTGAAGCAGCTTCAGCGCGAAATCCACGGCATCTTCATCGCCCTGGTCAAGGGCAGCCGCGGCGCCCGCCTCAAGGGTACCGACGATTTGCTGTTCACCGGCGAATACTGGGCGGGCGAGAAATCCGTTTCGCTCGGCCTCGCGGACGCCATCGGCGACCTCCGTTCGACGCTGCGCGCCCGTTATGGCGACAAGGTGCTGACGCCGGTGATTGCGCCCGCCAGCGGGATGCTGTCCGGACTGCTGGGGCGCAGATCGGCCGGCGCGGGGACATCGTCGCTCGACGGAATTCAGGGGTTGCCGGACGGGCTGATTTCGGCGCTGGAGACGCGGGCAATTTGGGCCAAATTCGGGTTTTAGAGCCGATCCAGCCGCGCCATTTAGTCCCAAAAGTGCAATTGCGGCGCGGACCGGCTTGGGGGAGAATACCGGCATTGGGGGCTGACACGTGAACGACAAGGATCGACCGATGCCGCCGTTGATCGCATTCGCTGGCGCCCTGGGTGGGCTGGCCGTGGTCCGCTGGGCCTATAGAACCGCCGTCCGCATCAATCAGGAACTGGAAGAAGCGCGCTTGGCGCGCGTCGCCGAGGCCGCCCGTTCGGGCGATATTCCGACCCTGCGACGGGATCCGGTGACCGGGGCTTATCGGCCGGGTTAGTTTGCCCACGTCATTCCGGGGCGCGAAGCGAACCCGGGATCTCGAGATTCCGGGTTCGATGCTGCGCATCGCCCCGGAATGACGAGGTCACCGAAGCCCCGCCTTCGCCTTGATTCCCCGCAGCTCCGCCGATACGGTCCCGCGCGCTTCAAAACCCCCTTGCGAGACCGATTCTGCCGATGGACGCCCTGCCTGCCCACATGCGCCCGGAACGTTCGTTCCAGGGCTTCATTCTC is a window encoding:
- a CDS encoding polyprenyl synthetase family protein; this encodes MAVIVPFESPSNASIDALVGLVAADMERVNATILSRTGSEVTMIPEVANHLISSGGKRLRPMLTLAMANLTGYSGDGHIKLAAAVEFMHTATLLHDDVVDESELRRGKLSARMLWGNEASVLVGDFLLGQAFRMMVEVGSLRALDILSSAAATIAEGEVMQLAAAKNTATTEDEYLAVIRGKTAELFAAACEVGPVIANRPKAEQTACRSVGMNLGIAFQLVDDVLDYGGKAAKLGKNIGDDFREGKITLPVVLAFRRGNDSERAFWIKALERGEIGDSDLDHAIGLMTKHRALEDTISRAQHYGAMAVDALALFPASPMKSALEQVVAFCLARSH
- a CDS encoding DUF2007 domain-containing protein, with the translated sequence MRELVRTNDIVLVSAVGALLDGANIHHLVLDQNMSVIEGSLGMLPRRILVHEDDNREARQILTDAGLAHELRADD
- a CDS encoding tRNA1(Val) (adenine(37)-N6)-methyltransferase — encoded protein: MRTDQASALDLTEDAFLGGQLRLRQLKSGHRAGHDAVLLAAATPACPGDRVADLGAGIGVAGLSVARRVGGIDLVLVEIDPTLSDLARGNAAANEIAAEVIALDVEANAAAFAACGLAPDSIDIVLMNPPFNDPARHRRSPDGARGMAHVATETTLASWIHAARRVLKSRGVLTLIWRADGIAEVLSALDHGFGSLEILSVHSDVRTPANRILVRAIKGGRAPTKILAALLLNDESGVPNKRVQEILSGKGILPLANR
- a CDS encoding S49 family peptidase encodes the protein MSEQISDRAGLPGLIDRLKRLVPAKFRPGSAVVPVVRLSGVIGAVTPLRPGMSLAGVAKTLERAFATKHAKAVALVINSPGGSPVQSRQIYLRIRQLAAEKKLPVLVFVEDVAASGGYMIACAGDEIFCDPSSILGSIGVVGGSFGFVDLIRKIGVERRLYTAGEHKATLDPFLPENPDDVARLKQLQREIHGIFIALVKGSRGARLKGTDDLLFTGEYWAGEKSVSLGLADAIGDLRSTLRARYGDKVLTPVIAPASGMLSGLLGRRSAGAGTSSLDGIQGLPDGLISALETRAIWAKFGF